The Alcaligenes aquatilis genome contains the following window.
ACAGCGTCGTCAAGCATGCGACGGTTTTTCCCGGCGGTCTTTATGCCGATTTGCACGGCATCATCATGAATCCGGGTGCCTTTGATCGCTTGTCTGAAAAAGACCGCGAGATCGTGGTGGGGCTTTCGGGTGAGCATATCGCGCGCATGGGGGGCAAGGCCTGGGGTGATGCGGATGTGGCCGCTCTGAAAACCCTGCAGGCAAGTCATGTGCAGTTTCACCCTGCCAGTGAAGAGCTGATTGCCGCCGTCAAAGAGCGCACAGCTTCGTTCGAGCAAACCTGGCTTGCTGCTGCAAAGGCCAAGGGCATAGACGGGCCTGCCGTGCTGGCCGAGTTTCGTGCCGATCTGAAAGCGCGGGAAAGCGGCCAGTGATCAGCGTATTCAGACTGTCTTGAACCTGCTGGACGCCGCGTGCGCCAGCAGCCCCGGAGCTACAAAGCATGAACTCCATTCTCTCTTTATTAAGAGCGGGTCTTCGGCGTCTGACTGAGTTATGCATGGTCTCGCTGGCCTTGCTGACTTTGGCCGATGTACTAGGACGCTACATTTTCAACGTGTCGGTGATGGGTGCGGTAGAACTGACGGAAATACTCATGGTGGGGGTGATCTTCTGCGGCATTGTCTTTGCCACCATGGCGCGTGAACACATTGTGGTCGACCTGGTGCCCGTTCCCGGTGGGGATAGGGGGGCGCGAGTCGTTCATATCTCCAGCCACTTGCTGGCAGCGGGGATCAGTGCCTTGCTGGCTATGGTCAGCTGGACACAAGCCGAGTCGGCGGCCGAGTACGCTGATCAGACCACCTTGCTGGGGCTGCCATTGGCTCCGGTTGTTTACTTCATGAGCATCATGCTGTTCGTCAACACACTGGTGGAGTTGGGGCAGCTTGGCCGGAGCAGGAACGCAAAGACGGCCCATCTGGAACAAGAGGCACAGAATGACTGAAGCGCTGATTGGCTTTGCCGCCATGCTCCTTTTGATCTTCCTGCGGGTGCCCGTAGCGTTTTCCATGGCCCTGGTGGGTTTTATCGGTGTTGGCATCATGCGCAACTGGCCTTCGGCCTACGCCATGACCGGCGCAGTGGTGCGTGAAAGCGGTTTTCAATATTTGCTGTCGGTGCTGCCGCTGTTCATCTTGATGGGTAACTTCATTACTCAAGCCAAATTGTCCAAAGAGCTTTACGCTGCCGCCTATGCGTTTTTGGGGCATAGAAAGGGTGGGCTGGCCATGTCTACGGTAGTGGCCTGTGGTGGTTTTGGCGCGGTGTGTGGCTCCAGTCTGGCGACGGCGGCCACCATGTCCAAAGTGGCCTACCCGCAAATGCGTAGGCTCGGTTACAGCCGTGCCTTGGCTTCTGGTTCGATCGCTGCGGGTGGCACGCTGGGCATTCTGATTCCACCCTCAATTGTGATGGTGGTCTACGCCATCTTGACCGAACAAAGCATAGGCAAGATGTTTGCCGCCGGTGTTCTGCCCGGCCTGTTGGCTGTGGGTCTCTACCTCTTGGCGGTCAGATGGACGATCTGGCGCGACCCTAATGCCGGGCCTCCCGGTGAACGCATGAGTTGGAAAGAGCGTTTGAGTGCGCTGCGCGATGTCTGGGGGGTGCTGGTGTTGTTCATT
Protein-coding sequences here:
- a CDS encoding TRAP transporter small permease gives rise to the protein MNSILSLLRAGLRRLTELCMVSLALLTLADVLGRYIFNVSVMGAVELTEILMVGVIFCGIVFATMAREHIVVDLVPVPGGDRGARVVHISSHLLAAGISALLAMVSWTQAESAAEYADQTTLLGLPLAPVVYFMSIMLFVNTLVELGQLGRSRNAKTAHLEQEAQND
- a CDS encoding TRAP transporter large permease, with the translated sequence MTEALIGFAAMLLLIFLRVPVAFSMALVGFIGVGIMRNWPSAYAMTGAVVRESGFQYLLSVLPLFILMGNFITQAKLSKELYAAAYAFLGHRKGGLAMSTVVACGGFGAVCGSSLATAATMSKVAYPQMRRLGYSRALASGSIAAGGTLGILIPPSIVMVVYAILTEQSIGKMFAAGVLPGLLAVGLYLLAVRWTIWRDPNAGPPGERMSWKERLSALRDVWGVLVLFIIVMGGIYGGVFSSTEAAGIGACGAFLFALLRGRLTWQTLSNVLVESARTTGMLFLVLIGALLFSSFINFTSMPSDLQDWVQQFEMSPIVVILLICAIYIVLGSVLESMSMVLLTVPIFYPLVQHLGFDLVWFGIIVVVVTEISFITPPVGMNVMVLKSLLPDVKMGTLYRGVLPFVVADIFRLAVLLAFPVISLLLPKYLG